One genomic region from Leptospira tipperaryensis encodes:
- a CDS encoding lipoprotein LipL41 — MRKLSSLISVLVLLMFLGNCADTVDVEYPVFPKDKEGRALQKFLGTIRNVGLAVEPPKKSLWEAIFGEGSSFIDQMPAKVFEAFDKESYYKLIDLSKRADVLNEATLSLTGITKSRAKIGNLLGAEAILYIGYQKPYTECGSENKIDMVAAGMKVAGFAASMATGKEVNTGNDPVSKPTGVRYMLIPLDATLIKVETGEVKKAVVSNPAKIFNSVGNLECPSILDSFGQGLDEAAGYIKGRLSPIVKTEKIEIFVKDEDEEVKELLTEGYEEIQGETPSFKKAKEAWEKADKKAKGQSWGAKANLGTYYFSTGDFEKAIKLYEEAMKINGAKKSYLRELRKRVEATFAVDESNAK, encoded by the coding sequence ATGAGAAAATTATCTTCTCTAATTTCTGTGTTAGTTCTCCTTATGTTCTTAGGAAATTGCGCAGACACAGTCGATGTAGAATATCCGGTATTCCCGAAAGACAAAGAAGGCCGTGCCCTTCAAAAATTCCTCGGAACCATTCGTAACGTAGGATTGGCAGTTGAGCCTCCAAAGAAAAGTCTTTGGGAAGCGATCTTCGGAGAAGGTTCTAGCTTTATCGATCAAATGCCAGCTAAGGTTTTCGAAGCATTCGACAAAGAATCTTATTACAAACTGATCGACCTCAGCAAACGCGCAGACGTTCTCAACGAAGCTACTCTTTCTCTTACTGGTATTACTAAGTCCAGAGCAAAGATCGGAAATCTTCTCGGTGCGGAAGCGATTCTTTACATTGGATATCAAAAACCTTACACTGAGTGTGGTAGCGAAAACAAAATCGATATGGTTGCTGCTGGAATGAAAGTTGCGGGTTTCGCGGCTTCTATGGCGACTGGAAAAGAAGTGAACACTGGAAACGATCCAGTTTCTAAGCCTACCGGCGTTCGTTACATGTTGATCCCTCTCGATGCAACTCTGATCAAAGTAGAGACTGGAGAAGTGAAAAAAGCAGTGGTTTCTAATCCTGCAAAAATCTTCAACAGCGTTGGAAACTTAGAGTGTCCTTCTATTCTGGATTCTTTCGGACAAGGTTTGGACGAAGCTGCTGGTTACATCAAAGGAAGACTTTCTCCGATCGTTAAGACTGAGAAGATCGAAATTTTCGTAAAAGACGAAGATGAAGAAGTAAAAGAACTTCTTACTGAAGGTTACGAAGAAATCCAAGGTGAAACTCCAAGTTTCAAAAAAGCAAAAGAAGCGTGGGAAAAAGCCGATAAAAAAGCTAAGGGTCAGTCTTGGGGAGCGAAAGCAAACCTCGGAACTTATTACTTTTCAACCGGTGATTTCGAAAAAGCTATTAAACTCTACGAAGAAGCTATGAAGATCAACGGAGCTAAAAAAAGCTACCTGAGAGAACTTAGAAAGAGAGTAGAAGCTACTTTCGCGGTTGACGAAAGCAACGCAAAGTAA
- the nadA gene encoding quinolinate synthase NadA: MKTLEEITKALKSTYMDHEVEEKLPLIQEIQKLKKEKNAVLLGHNYMTPDVFHGVSDITGDSLYLSKVAADTSADIILFNGVHFMAETAKLMSPQKKVLIADLKAGCSLAESITRQDVIDLKKKYPGVPVVTYVNCTADVKAETDICCTSANALQVVESLESDTVIFLPDQYLAANVQNLTKKKIITHPGSCMVHEMYSADDIELTRRQFPGVTVISHPECKTEVVDHSDYSGSTSQMSEFIRKSEAKNIFLITECSMGDNLRSEFPDRHFVSTCQVCPHMKRITLEKIRDALLYDQFEIHLDPEVIEKGRMSVQRMLDLSFKK; the protein is encoded by the coding sequence ATGAAAACCCTCGAAGAAATCACCAAAGCACTCAAGAGCACTTATATGGATCATGAAGTGGAAGAAAAACTTCCTCTGATCCAAGAAATTCAGAAATTAAAAAAAGAAAAGAACGCGGTTCTTCTCGGACATAATTACATGACTCCGGATGTTTTTCATGGAGTTTCCGATATCACGGGCGATTCTCTCTATCTAAGTAAGGTGGCGGCCGACACTTCCGCCGATATCATTCTTTTTAACGGCGTCCACTTCATGGCGGAGACGGCGAAACTTATGTCCCCGCAAAAGAAAGTCCTGATCGCGGATTTGAAAGCGGGATGTTCTCTTGCAGAAAGTATTACGAGACAGGATGTAATCGATCTTAAGAAAAAATATCCGGGAGTCCCGGTGGTCACTTATGTAAACTGCACAGCGGACGTAAAAGCGGAGACCGATATCTGTTGCACTTCGGCAAACGCGTTACAAGTGGTCGAATCTCTGGAGAGTGATACGGTCATTTTTTTGCCGGACCAATATTTGGCTGCGAACGTTCAGAATCTTACGAAGAAAAAAATCATCACGCATCCCGGAAGTTGTATGGTTCACGAGATGTATTCCGCGGATGATATCGAACTTACGAGAAGACAATTCCCCGGTGTTACGGTCATCTCCCATCCGGAATGTAAAACTGAAGTCGTGGATCATTCCGATTATTCCGGTTCCACTTCTCAGATGAGTGAATTCATTCGTAAATCCGAAGCTAAGAACATTTTTCTAATTACGGAATGTTCCATGGGGGACAATCTTCGTTCGGAATTTCCGGACAGACACTTTGTCTCCACTTGTCAGGTCTGCCCTCACATGAAAAGAATCACTCTGGAAAAAATCAGAGACGCGCTCCTCTACGATCAGTTCGAAATTCATCTGGATCCGGAAGTCATCGAGAAAGGAAGAATGTCCGTTCAAAGAATGTTGGATCTTTCTTTTAAGAAGTAG
- the ispF gene encoding 2-C-methyl-D-erythritol 2,4-cyclodiphosphate synthase, which translates to MYRIGNGIDFHKLEINPERALVLGGIECESEFALVGHSDADIILHAISDAILGALALGDIGQYFPDTDPKLKNMDSKLILSKCLELMKERNFELINVDCTVIGERPKIAPLKERITKSLSSLLSLPADCVSVKATTTEKMGALGRQEGIGTFCTILLGKNSKI; encoded by the coding sequence ATGTATCGAATTGGAAATGGAATCGATTTTCACAAACTGGAAATCAATCCGGAGCGAGCTCTCGTTCTGGGAGGAATCGAATGTGAATCCGAATTTGCTCTTGTGGGGCATTCGGACGCCGATATCATTCTCCACGCGATTTCCGACGCGATCTTGGGAGCATTGGCCCTCGGCGATATCGGCCAGTATTTTCCGGACACGGATCCGAAACTAAAGAATATGGACAGCAAGCTCATTCTTTCCAAATGTTTGGAACTCATGAAAGAAAGAAATTTCGAACTCATCAACGTGGATTGCACCGTGATCGGAGAAAGACCAAAGATCGCCCCTCTCAAAGAAAGAATTACAAAATCCTTAAGTAGCCTATTATCTCTTCCTGCAGATTGTGTTTCCGTAAAGGCCACCACAACCGAAAAGATGGGAGCTTTGGGAAGACAGGAAGGAATCGGAACCTTCTGTACGATTCTTTTGGGTAAGAATTCTAAGATTTGA
- a CDS encoding LIC_13076 family protein, with amino-acid sequence MKIKFYVVFPFYIILLLSYCKIDQRLSEDKNHRTVLASADSTCKVASVEPLYSFLFGLAPVFRKAEPSVPAGQTLRITEVTNWKDYAVTLVGGWAITLVRRTRTIEFCEENLFANSWNPEKQSVDQTLYQLAASGKVIVHLKTGDSLSQVKILGFDESSIELEAVIPDPNGGFTDRAILRDGSSVDGKQIGQDDKEVVMENLEGKKITIQKANLHKVDMRVPKTIKEKKNLLKSDISKIAFEDTLKK; translated from the coding sequence ATGAAAATTAAATTCTACGTTGTATTTCCATTCTATATCATCCTTCTTCTTTCTTATTGTAAGATCGATCAGAGATTGAGCGAGGATAAAAATCATAGAACGGTTTTGGCTTCTGCGGATTCGACTTGTAAGGTTGCTTCCGTTGAACCTCTTTATTCTTTTTTGTTCGGTTTGGCTCCGGTGTTTCGTAAAGCAGAACCCAGCGTTCCCGCAGGTCAGACTTTGAGAATCACGGAAGTCACAAACTGGAAAGACTACGCGGTCACTCTCGTCGGAGGTTGGGCGATCACTCTCGTGAGAAGAACTCGGACGATAGAATTTTGTGAAGAGAATTTATTTGCGAACAGTTGGAATCCGGAAAAACAATCGGTAGATCAGACGCTTTATCAATTGGCGGCTTCCGGAAAAGTAATAGTTCATTTGAAGACGGGCGATTCCTTGTCACAGGTTAAAATTCTAGGCTTTGATGAAAGTTCTATTGAATTGGAAGCCGTGATTCCCGACCCGAACGGCGGTTTTACGGATCGAGCGATTTTGAGAGACGGTTCGAGTGTCGACGGAAAACAAATCGGACAGGACGACAAAGAAGTCGTGATGGAGAATCTGGAAGGTAAAAAAATTACCATTCAAAAAGCAAATCTGCACAAGGTCGATATGCGGGTTCCAAAAACGATCAAGGAAAAGAAAAATCTTCTAAAGTCGGATATTTCTAAAATTGCGTTCGAAGACACTCTGAAAAAGTAA
- a CDS encoding GNAT family N-acetyltransferase — translation MDIKKLDKSDLSWLLLLENACFGSQAWTEEMILSHFAESEGIGVKDLGYLLYKLAGDEIEIYRVAVHPAHRRKGKAKLILEFLLNAEREKTFFLEVSSHNVSAIGLYNVCGFQRIHIRKHYYNDGSDALIFKKAPSDDLDNFSFDVPS, via the coding sequence TTGGATATAAAAAAACTCGATAAATCCGATTTAAGCTGGCTGCTCTTGCTGGAAAACGCCTGTTTCGGATCGCAAGCCTGGACCGAAGAAATGATTCTTTCTCATTTTGCAGAATCGGAAGGAATCGGGGTAAAGGATCTGGGTTACTTGCTCTATAAACTCGCCGGAGATGAAATCGAGATTTATCGAGTCGCGGTTCATCCTGCTCATCGAAGAAAAGGTAAGGCGAAACTCATATTAGAATTTTTGCTCAACGCCGAAAGAGAAAAAACTTTTTTCCTCGAGGTCAGTTCGCACAACGTTTCCGCGATCGGTCTCTATAACGTCTGCGGATTCCAAAGAATTCATATAAGAAAACACTACTATAACGACGGTTCGGACGCGCTCATTTTTAAAAAAGCTCCCTCGGATGATCTGGATAATTTCAGTTTCGACGTTCCGAGTTAA
- a CDS encoding DoxX family membrane protein has translation MKKIGKIVYAVPFAIFGLFHFLSAPAMSGMVPSYIPFPVIWVYLIGLALIAAAVSIITGIKTHLATILLAVLLGIFIVLVHLPGAAAGNQMSTVSLLKDLSLLGAALLIAGSTKD, from the coding sequence ATGAAAAAAATAGGTAAAATCGTATATGCGGTTCCCTTTGCGATTTTCGGATTGTTCCACTTCCTTTCCGCTCCGGCGATGTCCGGGATGGTTCCGTCCTACATTCCCTTTCCGGTAATCTGGGTTTATCTCATCGGCTTGGCTCTGATCGCGGCTGCAGTTTCCATCATTACGGGAATCAAAACTCATCTCGCGACGATCCTTCTTGCGGTTCTTCTCGGAATCTTTATCGTTTTGGTTCATCTTCCGGGCGCGGCTGCGGGAAATCAAATGTCCACCGTTTCCCTTCTCAAAGACCTTTCTTTGCTCGGCGCGGCTCTTTTGATCGCAGGTTCCACGAAAGACTGA
- a CDS encoding tetratricopeptide repeat protein: MSQNILRVLIVFTLFFFVSCERSKNFGFQNRGDRPPSVEDLEAWKERLALNEAEIIELEKKISAMVQKTRSAGALSWKIAQGYMKIGDYDMGVKYYNRALKENNEGKKVEIVGAELHFFEPAIPFFEKALLLKPIDQQLLFETALAYANASKDRGWETARRQIAIDLFTHLAIQDPRDSRFPFQLALIYFDSSMPDSSWEGVSAGFHDQDKALRILDDILKKEFRNVPARFAKANFLYRLGKTDDAKEEYLKIKKTIEELNDAGLVREGLNKNDSYQNVLQNLKKISENSPKEE; encoded by the coding sequence ATGTCACAAAACATTCTACGCGTTCTCATCGTTTTTACCCTTTTCTTTTTTGTTTCCTGCGAAAGGTCCAAAAACTTTGGATTTCAAAATCGGGGAGATCGACCTCCTAGCGTGGAAGATCTGGAAGCCTGGAAAGAAAGACTCGCCCTCAACGAAGCCGAGATCATCGAACTGGAAAAGAAAATCTCTGCGATGGTTCAAAAGACCAGATCCGCCGGCGCCTTGAGTTGGAAGATCGCACAAGGTTATATGAAAATCGGCGACTACGATATGGGAGTGAAATACTATAACCGCGCGCTCAAAGAAAATAACGAAGGGAAGAAAGTCGAAATCGTAGGAGCCGAACTTCATTTTTTCGAACCGGCGATTCCTTTTTTTGAAAAGGCTCTTCTTCTCAAACCGATCGACCAACAGCTGTTATTCGAAACCGCGCTCGCATACGCAAACGCTTCCAAAGACAGGGGTTGGGAAACCGCGAGAAGACAGATCGCGATCGATCTTTTTACTCACCTCGCGATCCAAGATCCGAGAGATTCTCGATTTCCATTTCAATTGGCTCTGATCTATTTCGATTCTTCCATGCCCGATTCTTCTTGGGAAGGTGTGTCAGCGGGTTTTCACGATCAGGACAAGGCGTTAAGAATTTTGGACGATATTCTAAAAAAAGAATTTAGAAACGTTCCCGCACGTTTTGCAAAGGCTAACTTTTTATACAGACTCGGAAAGACGGATGACGCAAAAGAAGAATATCTGAAAATCAAAAAGACAATCGAAGAATTGAACGACGCGGGTTTGGTTCGGGAAGGTCTGAATAAAAACGATTCTTATCAGAACGTCCTTCAAAACTTAAAAAAAATCTCCGAAAATTCTCCGAAAGAAGAATGA
- a CDS encoding DNA-processing protein DprA, producing MNLLVLADPKVSQFCIRTRIFKKWNSWEEAQVNLRSSLPESILRNSELFSERISKELQELKFSILSIFDDEYPPLLKEIFDPPLILFTKGNQKILRENFAAVVGTREPSPISSFTVTLLPSFLKTQGFFGIVSGLAKGIDAIAMRSALDEGLSVIGVMGTGPETEYPIENKKLYRSMKESDRALILTEYPPGHVPLKYSFPKRNRIITGICSSVFILEAPEKSGAISSAHNALEQDRQIFIFSHPSQTRNQGGELLIREGADVLDLRTISLGMEEVFHSNELLPDSQSAIPGMLAELSKKRFSGEWKHIGSGYYAKKTNSQSLLPGL from the coding sequence ATGAATCTCCTCGTCCTCGCAGATCCCAAGGTCTCGCAATTTTGCATTCGTACAAGAATATTCAAAAAATGGAATTCTTGGGAAGAAGCTCAAGTCAATCTACGTTCCTCTCTTCCGGAATCCATTTTGCGGAACTCAGAACTTTTTTCGGAAAGAATTTCGAAAGAACTTCAAGAGTTGAAGTTCTCTATCCTTTCCATCTTCGACGACGAATATCCGCCGCTCTTAAAAGAAATCTTTGATCCGCCTCTGATTCTTTTTACAAAAGGAAATCAAAAAATTCTCCGTGAGAATTTTGCCGCCGTCGTCGGAACCAGAGAACCTTCCCCCATTTCCTCCTTCACAGTAACGCTCCTTCCTTCGTTTCTAAAGACTCAGGGATTTTTTGGAATCGTTTCCGGCCTCGCAAAGGGAATCGACGCGATCGCAATGCGCTCCGCTCTCGACGAAGGTTTGTCCGTGATCGGCGTAATGGGAACCGGACCCGAAACTGAATATCCGATCGAAAATAAGAAATTGTATCGGAGTATGAAAGAATCGGATCGCGCCTTGATTCTTACGGAATATCCTCCGGGTCATGTCCCATTAAAATATTCTTTTCCAAAACGAAATCGAATCATCACCGGAATTTGTTCTTCGGTTTTTATCTTAGAAGCTCCTGAAAAGTCAGGAGCCATTTCTTCTGCACACAACGCCCTCGAACAGGATCGGCAGATCTTTATCTTTTCGCATCCGAGCCAAACTCGAAATCAAGGCGGGGAACTTTTAATTCGAGAAGGAGCTGACGTTTTGGATTTAAGAACCATCTCTTTGGGAATGGAAGAAGTCTTTCATTCAAACGAGCTTTTGCCCGATTCTCAATCGGCGATCCCAGGAATGCTTGCAGAACTTTCAAAGAAACGTTTTTCTGGCGAGTGGAAACATATCGGATCCGGTTATTATGCGAAAAAAACAAATTCCCAATCTTTACTCCCGGGCCTTTGA